The proteins below are encoded in one region of Panulirus ornatus isolate Po-2019 chromosome 31, ASM3632096v1, whole genome shotgun sequence:
- the LOC139758739 gene encoding von Willebrand factor A domain-containing protein 7-like: MTTKMMMTSTVFLLALLARGARAFLATPLNMSDPDMANIFCPDEVEGESRDHEWITREGIRQNILAFFRANPPGGKPDFVVPDDSTLTQLFHAYYGPSSSPTRFIKAVNSIAAANVQADSSPQLRYDPAIQGDGEQLGPVQARLVARHPQILTAIMRDESYTAARNLLGTSLHSIQKFYSHSTWVEQGHQDILEGLAIPGYDLGELASPTEDVCTPCATSQGSCVGNVVDGAGLSSGYYMYPDEIGSSYLVPKPTTGGKCSHGGVLDSSASEAAEGGINKDTISPCFSPHHHLHLQAADLAVQATVTYLSQVLDAVGNEKYRRLFDLYHGSALSICIDTTGSMGDDIEAVKTQVADIVANSNPELYVLVPYNDPVVGPLLTTDDAQEFLEAVEDLVPYGGGDGPEMFWGGLQLALTGTPDYGDIFCFTDAEGKDGELMEGIISLAQQQNNKVTIILSDIFRNNHGERPAPFERPAEWKTSVITGVAEYQRLADSTGGLLISTDKFDVSDIVAIISGGVETSTVTIINLVETRGTLVNEVPIDDSVVDFEVRISGVLTEALLLDITGTTYNLMDKAGLESTPGVVVVSHTNTFKAVTWTSPRYGLWSLTTDAPEAYSIAVVATSSLDFLADFSVLDPSPPHPHYRLVEGRPLMNTVYYLKLTLVGYLESEVTNLNTIEFINKVGTELRTIDYTGPVTDQVYVRTEPLPNESFYIRISGHVSSGKTFARLLPVLVTPVETSVEVWATSEELSARPGESASARFIISNFGIESYFAISGTDDLGFLTSVNPSRLFLATNASDAIVANFQVPLDSLSGEVSTIIITAQSEKQTQSVNSAISHFVVLPVVSDTAPPTCVLTSHPDCSGYNFNGICSTQTWSVEAKLRDIASGLYEVRAKPEVGDLQVEGLSPGTTNEVVAIHQATCCDTFVEIIGVDGQANVGKCTVDMGILGGLIYDFQVDLETETYMILHWNITASDYEIDHYDLLINQEILHQMQCKELFCVDFATYLEPCTEYAFNLTPVFDFNGSQVRGIPAYTEGVTIDKEPGLPYDGAEIDATETTITISWHAANPLCSFEFQVCFYEVDADPSSRLCEKTKDNTYTLRGLGRCRAYFSEVVAISPSGMTSPPLTFYAVTICPGFP, encoded by the exons ATGACtaccaagatgatgatgacaagcACCGTATTCCTTCTGGCACTGCTGGCACGGGGGGCCCGCGCCTTCCTGGCTACGCCCCTGAACATGAGTGACCCAGATATGGCCAATATCTTCTGTCCTGATGAG gtggagggcgAGAGTCGAGACCACGAGTGGATCACGCGGGAGGGCATCAGACAGAACATCCTGGCCTTCTTCAGGGCCAACCCTCCGGGCGGCAAGCCAGACTTCGTGGTCCCTGATGACTCCACGCTGACCCAGCTCTTCCACGCCTACTACGGCCCCAGCTCCTCCCCGACGCGCTTCATCAAGGCCGTCAACTCGATCGCCGCCGCCAACGTCCAGGCGGACTCATCGCCGCAACTCAG GTATGACCCAGCCATCCAGGGGGACGGGGAGCAGCTGGGGCCCGTGCAGGCCAGGCTGGTGGCACGTCATCCTCAGATCCTGACGGCCATCATGAGGGACGAGTCGTACACGGCCGCCAGGAACCTGCTCGgcacctccctccactccattCAGAAGTTCTACTCCCACTCCACCTGGGTGGAGCAAGGCCACCAAGACATACTGGAGGGCCTGGCCATCCCTGGCTACGACCTGGGGGAACTGGCCTCACCCACTGAGGACGTCTGCACCCCTTGTGCCACCTCCCAG GGGTCGTGTGTGGGTAACGTGGTGGACGGGGCAGGCCTGAGTAGCGGCTACTACATGTACCCAGACGAGATCGGCTCCAGCTACCTCGTACCCAAGCCTACCACAG GGGGTAAGTGCAGCCACGGGGGAGTGCTGGACAGCAGCGCCAGTGAGGCAGCAGAAGGCGGCATCAACAAGGACACCATCTCACCCTGCTTCTCCccgcaccaccacctccaccttcagGCTGCCGACCTCGCTGTCCAG GCCACTGTGACCTACCTGAGCCAGGTGCTGGACGCCGTGGGCAACGAGAAGTACAGGAGACTCTTCGACTTGTACCATGGGTCGGCCCTCTCCATCTGCATCGACACCACAG GCTCCATGGGAGACGACATCGAAGCTGTCAAGACGCAGGTGGCTGACATCGTCGCCAACTCCAATCCCGAACTCTACGTCCTCGTGCCTTACAACgacccag TAGTGGGACCTCTCCTGACGACGGACGACGCCCAAGAATTCCTGGAGGCAGTGGAGGACCTCGTGCCTTACGGCGGAGGGGACGGCCCTGAGATGTTCTGGGGAGGCTTGCAG CTGGCACTGACGGGGACGCCTGACTATGGAGACATTTTCTGCTTCACCGATGCTGAGGGTAAAGATGGCGAGCTGATGGAGGGCATCATCAGCTTAGCCCAGCAGCAGAACAACAAG GTGACGATCATCCTGAGCGACATCTTCCGAAACAACCACGGCGAGAGGCCGGCGCCCTTCGAGCGTCCGGCGGAGTGGAAGACCTCGGTGATCACGGGCGTGGCCGAGTACCAGCGACTGGCCGACTCCACGGGCGGCCTACTCATCTCGACGGACAAGTTTGACGTGAGCGACATCGTGGCCATCATCAGCGGCGGGGTCGAGACTTCCACG GTTACCATCATCAACCTCGTGGAGACGCGTGGAACCCTGGTCAACGAAGTGCCCATCGACGACTCCGTTGTGGACTTCGAGGTGCGCATCTCCGGCGTGCTCACCGAGGCTCTGCTTCTCGATATTACTG GCACAACTTACAACCTGATGGACAAGGCGGGTCTAGAGTCGACGCCAGGCGTGGTTGTGGTGTCGCACACGAACACCTTCAAGGCGGTGACGTGGACGTCGCCTCGCTACGGCCTGTGGAGCCTGACTACGGACGCCCCGGAGGCCTACAGCATCGCCGTCGTGGCCACCTCGTCCCTCGACTTCCTGGCAGACTTCTCCGTGCTggacccatcacccccacacccccactaccGCCTCGTCGAGGGACGACCACTCATGA ATACGGTGTACTACCTGAAGTTGACCCTGGTGGGGTACCTGGAGAGCGAGGTCACCAATCTTAACACCATCGAGTTCATTAATAAG GTGGGGACGGAGCTACGAACCATCGACTACACGGGTCCTGTGACTGACCAGGTGTACGTCCGGACGGAGCCACTCCCCAACGAGTCCTTCTACATCAGGATCTCCGGACACGTGTCCTCAG GGAAGACCTTCGCGAGGCTGCTGCCCGTGCTGGTGACGCCGGTGGAGACCAGCGTGGAGGTGTGGGCCACGTCCGAGGAACTCTCCGCCCGCCCGGGAGAATCTGCCTCCGCCAGGTTCATCATCAGCAACTTCGGCATCGAGTCTTACTTCGCCATCAGCGGCACCGACGACCTGGGCTTCCTGACCAGCGTCAACCCCAGCAG GTTGTTCCTGGCAACCAACGCGTCGGATGCTATCGTGGCCAACTTCCAGGTGCCGCTGGACAGCCTCAGCGGCGaggtcagcaccatcatcattacgGCCCAGAGCGAGAAACAGACCCAGTCCGTCAACAGCGCCATCTCCCACTTCGTCGTCCTGCCCGTG GTGTCGGACACCGCGCCGCCCACGTGTGTCCTCACCAGCCATCCGGACTGCTCTGGCTACAACTTCAACGGCATCTGTTCGACTCAGACCTGGAGCGTCGAAGCCAAGCTTCGGGACATCGCCTCAG GTCTGTACGAAGTGAGGGCCAAGCCGGAAGTCGGAGATCTGCAGGTGGAGGGCCTGTCACCCGGCACCACTAATGAGGTTGTGGCCATCCACCAGGCCACCTGCTGCGACACCTTCGTCGAGATCATTGGAGTCGACGGTCAGGCCAACGTGGGCAAGTGTACCGTCGACATGGGCATCCTTGGAG GTCTCATCTACGACTTCCAAGTGGACTTGGAGACGGAGACGTACATGATCCTCCACTGGAACATCACGGCCTCGGACTACGAGATCGACCACTACGACCTGCTCATCAACCAGGAGATCCTGCACCAGATGCAGTgcaaggag CTCTTCTGTGTGGACTTCGCCACGTACCTTGAGCCGTGCACGGAGTACGCCTTCAACCTGACCCCAGTGTTCGACTTCAATGGGTCACAAGTCCGAGGCATCCCTGCCTACACAGAGGGAGTCACCATAGACAAAG AGCCTGGGTTACCGTACGACGGCGCTGAGATCGATGCCACGGagactaccatcaccatctcgtGGCACGCAGCCAACCCACTCTGCAGCTTCGAGTTCCAG GTGTGCTTCTACGAGGTGGACGCCGATCCGTCCTCCCGCCTGTGTGAGAAGACCAAGGATAACACGTACACCCTGCGAGGCCTGGGGAGGTGTAGGGCCTACTTCTCCGAGGTGGTGGCGATCTCTCCCTCAGGCATGACCAGTCCGCCTCTGACTTTCTACGCTGTCACCATCTGCCCAGGATTCCCTTGA
- the LOC139758745 gene encoding C-type lectin domain family 17, member A-like yields MMGSPATGLLLLFIVRTFAATQCPEPFQLLGENCYYFATETMSWEEARDYCRSLSQNYASDLAVFDFTCDDYRHIFAHMSVTAITPAHWIGASQLGHQGYWTWIDSRPMDLSASYWREDEPMSTHEWNCAQILKEGGFQRFCLISNNCSNSRHFVCQLDMHGRR; encoded by the exons ATGATGGGGTCCCCAGCGACAGGCCTACTGCTTCTCTTCATCGTGAGAACATTCGCGG CGACGCAATGCCCGGAGCCCTTCCAGCTGCTGGGGGAGAACTGCTACTACTTCGCGACGGAGACGATGTCCTGGGAAGAGGCTCGGGACTACTGCAGGTCGCTCTCTCAGAACTACGCCTCTGACCTGGCCGTGTTCGACTTCACTTGTGACGACTACCGTCACATCTTCGCCCACATGTCCGTTACAG cgATTACGCCTGCGCACTGGATTGGCGCCAGCCAGCTAGGTCACCAGGGGTACTGGACGTGGATAGACTCCCGACCCATGGACCTGTCTGCTAGTTACTGGCGGGAGGACGAGCCCATGTCCACCCATGAGTGGAACTGTGCCCAGATACTGAAGGAGGGAGGCTTCCAGAGGTTCTGCCTCATCTCAAATAACTGTTCCAACTCCCGTCACTTTGTCTGTCAGCTGGATATGCATGGCAGACGgtaa